The Megachile rotundata isolate GNS110a chromosome 8, iyMegRotu1, whole genome shotgun sequence genome has a segment encoding these proteins:
- the wech gene encoding tripartite motif containing 71 protein wech isoform X3 — translation MNHARNYNHSTSLFGNYVQDNQENEQDTNVDPLSTMTHRYPWTFSTSGYSNSSSPGTASSGSSTNSQCYGQSPDDLSVDSLINSLLQVVNGDNFSGPVSCNIQFSQNGNSTNRCRDCIDAVCDSCSPSRFLNATELGHEDDHPAQTISTEAPSPPITITPHLNSSGLPLFCDIHRDAQRFYCQTCSKPLCGECGIHHHHGHITVNLMEAVEGAGLQANQVLREAKLGITALSEELDAVQIAAEILEQKARQATTDVMLCVRRVASALEVREKELLGKIEKARLLKFAALKARDEGLRNGIARLSRAADKLREAMESKTLSSNPLNLLLTKDMASAESRQSLPSQEENWISFNGLEGSILNAIANLGAVVVNNPGPIGDRRAVRGRGNSPQIFLRQTVSIPLVSIPQGRPVPSNKFPVVVRINRTSDMSVKPKKIIGNNGDAEDNLCRPWGIACDREGHVVIADRSNNRIQVYHQDGTFIRKFGTHGTGPGQFDRPAGVAVDARRRIVVADKDNHRIQVLTMEGLFLLSFGEKGCRCGQFNYPWDVAVNSDCQIVVSDTRNHRVQLFSPEGIFLRKYGYESAPNMWKHFDSPRGVAFNPEGNVVTTDFNNHRVVIIEADFMHAKILECECAAGAKQFLRPQGLVIDDEGNIIIADSRNHRIQIFDSAGVLKWRFGCYGKAEDEMDRPSGIALCPDGSIAVVDFGNNRVLII, via the exons ATGAATCATGCTAGAAATTATAATCACAGCACGAGCTTGTTTGGAAATTACGTTCAAGATAATCAAGAAAACGAACAAGACACGAACGTAGATCCACTGTCAACG ATGACGCATAGATATCCATGGACATTTAGCACTTCCGGTTATTCCAATTCGAGTTCACCAGGTACTGCATCCTCAGGAAGCAGTACAAATTCTCAATGTTATGGTCAATCACCTGATGATCTAAGTGTTGACTCTCTCATTAATAGTCTACTACAAGTAGTGAACGGTGACAATTTTAGTGGACCGGTTTCCTGCAATATTCAATTTTCACAAAATGGAAATTCTACCAATAGATGCAGGGACTGTATTGATGCAGTTTGTGACTCTTGTTCTCCTAGTAGATTTTTG AATGCTACAGAGTTGGGCCACGAAGATGATCATCCAGCACAAACTATATCTACAGAAGCACCAAGCCCTCCAATAACCATTACACCACATTTAAATTCTTCAGGATTGCCACTGTTTTGTGATATACATCGTGATGCTCAAAGATTTTATTGCCAAACCTGTAGTAAACCCCTCTGCGGTGAATGTGGAATTCATCATCATCATGGCCATATTACAGTAAACTTAATGGAAGCCGTTGAAGGTGCTGGACTTCAAGCAAATCAAGTATTAAGAGAAGCTAAGCTTGGAATTACAGCTTTGTCTGAAGAATTAGATGCTGTACAA ATAGCAGCAGAAATTTTAGAGCAAAAAGCAAGACAAGCAACTACAGATGTAATGTTGTGCGTAAGAAGAGTGGCTTCTGCTTTAGAAGTAAGAGAAAAGGAATTGCTAGGTAAAATCGAAAAAGCTAGGCTGCTTAAATTTGCCGCGTTAAAAGCAAGAGACGAAGGACTCAGAAATGGCATAGCCAGATTATCGCGCGCTGCTGATAAGCTTAGAGAAGCAATGGAATCCAAAACCCTATCTAGCAATCCATTGAATTTGTTACTTACCAAGGATATGGCTTCAGCTGAG AGTCGTCAATCTCTTCCCTCGCAAGAAGAAAACTGGATCTCGTTTAACGGATTAGAGGGTTCTATACTTAATGCTATCGCAAACCTTGGTGCTGTTGTGGTGAACAATCCTGGTCCCATAGGCGATCGACGTGCAGTAAGGGGTCGTGGGAATTCCCCTCAAATATTCCTCAGACAAACAGTTTCGATTCCCCTGGTTTCAATTCCACAAGGAAGACCAGTTCCCTCGAACAAATTTCCAGTCGTAGTGAGGATAAATCGTACCTCTGATATGTCAGTGAAACCAAAGAAAATCATTGGAAACAACGGTGATGCAGAGGACAATCTTTGTCGGCCATGGGGAATAGCATGTGACAGGGAAGGTCATGTAGTGATCGCCGACAGGTCCAACAATCGTATACAAGTATATCATCAGGATGGTACTTTCATTAGAAAGTTTGGCACTCACGGTACTGGACCAGGGCAATTTGATCGCCCGGCTGGTGTGGCAGTTGATGCACGTCGGCGTATAGTTGTAGCTGATAAGGATAATCACCGTATACAG GTGTTGACAATGGAAGGCCTATTTCTTCTAAGTTTTGGCGAGAAAGGCTGTCGTTGTGGACAATTCAACTACCCATGGGATGTCGCGGTGAATTCTGACTGCCAAATAGTTGTATCCGATACGAGAAACCATCGTGTACAATTATTCAGTCCCGAGGGCATTTTTCTACGAAAGTACGGTTATGAATCGGCACCGAACATGTGGAAGCATTTCGATTCACCGCGCGGCGTAGCGTTCAATCCGGAAGGAAACGTGGTTACAACGGATTTTAATAATCACAGGGTAGTGATCATCGAAGCTGATTTCATGCACGCCAAAATCTTAGAATGTGAGTGCGCAGCTGGTGCAAAACAGTTCCTTAGACCGCAAGGGTTAGTGATCGACGACGAAGGTAATATTATCATAGCCGACTCTAGGAATCATCGAATTCAAATATTCGATTCAGCCGGAGTATTGAAATGGAGATTTGGTTGTTACGGCAAAGCTGAAGATGAGATGGATAGACCTTCGGGCATCGCTTTGTGCCCAGATGGTAGTATTGCGGTTGTAGACTTTGGTAATAATCGAGTCCTTATTATTTAA
- the wech gene encoding tripartite motif containing 71 protein wech isoform X1, whose amino-acid sequence MNHARNYNHSTSLFGNYVQDNQENEQDTNVDPLSTMTHRYPWTFSTSGYSNSSSPGTASSGSSTNSQCYGQSPDDLSVDSLINSLLQVVNGDNFSGPVSCNIQFSQNGNSTNRCRDCIDAVCDSCSPSRFLNATELGHEDDHPAQTISTEAPSPPITITPHLNSSGLPLFCDIHRDAQRFYCQTCSKPLCGECGIHHHHGHITVNLMEAVEGAGLQANQVLREAKLGITALSEELDAVQIAAEILEQKARQATTDVMLCVRRVASALEVREKELLGKIEKARLLKFAALKARDEGLRNGIARLSRAADKLREAMESKTLSSNPLNLLLTKDMASAEVFQIRQSRQSLPSQEENWISFNGLEGSILNAIANLGAVVVNNPGPIGDRRAVRGRGNSPQIFLRQTVSIPLVSIPQGRPVPSNKFPVVVRINRTSDMSVKPKKIIGNNGDAEDNLCRPWGIACDREGHVVIADRSNNRIQVYHQDGTFIRKFGTHGTGPGQFDRPAGVAVDARRRIVVADKDNHRIQVLTMEGLFLLSFGEKGCRCGQFNYPWDVAVNSDCQIVVSDTRNHRVQLFSPEGIFLRKYGYESAPNMWKHFDSPRGVAFNPEGNVVTTDFNNHRVVIIEADFMHAKILECECAAGAKQFLRPQGLVIDDEGNIIIADSRNHRIQIFDSAGVLKWRFGCYGKAEDEMDRPSGIALCPDGSIAVVDFGNNRVLII is encoded by the exons ATGAATCATGCTAGAAATTATAATCACAGCACGAGCTTGTTTGGAAATTACGTTCAAGATAATCAAGAAAACGAACAAGACACGAACGTAGATCCACTGTCAACG ATGACGCATAGATATCCATGGACATTTAGCACTTCCGGTTATTCCAATTCGAGTTCACCAGGTACTGCATCCTCAGGAAGCAGTACAAATTCTCAATGTTATGGTCAATCACCTGATGATCTAAGTGTTGACTCTCTCATTAATAGTCTACTACAAGTAGTGAACGGTGACAATTTTAGTGGACCGGTTTCCTGCAATATTCAATTTTCACAAAATGGAAATTCTACCAATAGATGCAGGGACTGTATTGATGCAGTTTGTGACTCTTGTTCTCCTAGTAGATTTTTG AATGCTACAGAGTTGGGCCACGAAGATGATCATCCAGCACAAACTATATCTACAGAAGCACCAAGCCCTCCAATAACCATTACACCACATTTAAATTCTTCAGGATTGCCACTGTTTTGTGATATACATCGTGATGCTCAAAGATTTTATTGCCAAACCTGTAGTAAACCCCTCTGCGGTGAATGTGGAATTCATCATCATCATGGCCATATTACAGTAAACTTAATGGAAGCCGTTGAAGGTGCTGGACTTCAAGCAAATCAAGTATTAAGAGAAGCTAAGCTTGGAATTACAGCTTTGTCTGAAGAATTAGATGCTGTACAA ATAGCAGCAGAAATTTTAGAGCAAAAAGCAAGACAAGCAACTACAGATGTAATGTTGTGCGTAAGAAGAGTGGCTTCTGCTTTAGAAGTAAGAGAAAAGGAATTGCTAGGTAAAATCGAAAAAGCTAGGCTGCTTAAATTTGCCGCGTTAAAAGCAAGAGACGAAGGACTCAGAAATGGCATAGCCAGATTATCGCGCGCTGCTGATAAGCTTAGAGAAGCAATGGAATCCAAAACCCTATCTAGCAATCCATTGAATTTGTTACTTACCAAGGATATGGCTTCAGCTGAG GTTTTTCAAATTCGTCAGAGTCGTCAATCTCTTCCCTCGCAAGAAGAAAACTGGATCTCGTTTAACGGATTAGAGGGTTCTATACTTAATGCTATCGCAAACCTTGGTGCTGTTGTGGTGAACAATCCTGGTCCCATAGGCGATCGACGTGCAGTAAGGGGTCGTGGGAATTCCCCTCAAATATTCCTCAGACAAACAGTTTCGATTCCCCTGGTTTCAATTCCACAAGGAAGACCAGTTCCCTCGAACAAATTTCCAGTCGTAGTGAGGATAAATCGTACCTCTGATATGTCAGTGAAACCAAAGAAAATCATTGGAAACAACGGTGATGCAGAGGACAATCTTTGTCGGCCATGGGGAATAGCATGTGACAGGGAAGGTCATGTAGTGATCGCCGACAGGTCCAACAATCGTATACAAGTATATCATCAGGATGGTACTTTCATTAGAAAGTTTGGCACTCACGGTACTGGACCAGGGCAATTTGATCGCCCGGCTGGTGTGGCAGTTGATGCACGTCGGCGTATAGTTGTAGCTGATAAGGATAATCACCGTATACAG GTGTTGACAATGGAAGGCCTATTTCTTCTAAGTTTTGGCGAGAAAGGCTGTCGTTGTGGACAATTCAACTACCCATGGGATGTCGCGGTGAATTCTGACTGCCAAATAGTTGTATCCGATACGAGAAACCATCGTGTACAATTATTCAGTCCCGAGGGCATTTTTCTACGAAAGTACGGTTATGAATCGGCACCGAACATGTGGAAGCATTTCGATTCACCGCGCGGCGTAGCGTTCAATCCGGAAGGAAACGTGGTTACAACGGATTTTAATAATCACAGGGTAGTGATCATCGAAGCTGATTTCATGCACGCCAAAATCTTAGAATGTGAGTGCGCAGCTGGTGCAAAACAGTTCCTTAGACCGCAAGGGTTAGTGATCGACGACGAAGGTAATATTATCATAGCCGACTCTAGGAATCATCGAATTCAAATATTCGATTCAGCCGGAGTATTGAAATGGAGATTTGGTTGTTACGGCAAAGCTGAAGATGAGATGGATAGACCTTCGGGCATCGCTTTGTGCCCAGATGGTAGTATTGCGGTTGTAGACTTTGGTAATAATCGAGTCCTTATTATTTAA
- the wech gene encoding tripartite motif containing 71 protein wech isoform X2 produces the protein MANKNFEMISSIFCVQYFILSLLLCKTIYNAAFVNMTHRYPWTFSTSGYSNSSSPGTASSGSSTNSQCYGQSPDDLSVDSLINSLLQVVNGDNFSGPVSCNIQFSQNGNSTNRCRDCIDAVCDSCSPSRFLNATELGHEDDHPAQTISTEAPSPPITITPHLNSSGLPLFCDIHRDAQRFYCQTCSKPLCGECGIHHHHGHITVNLMEAVEGAGLQANQVLREAKLGITALSEELDAVQIAAEILEQKARQATTDVMLCVRRVASALEVREKELLGKIEKARLLKFAALKARDEGLRNGIARLSRAADKLREAMESKTLSSNPLNLLLTKDMASAEVFQIRQSRQSLPSQEENWISFNGLEGSILNAIANLGAVVVNNPGPIGDRRAVRGRGNSPQIFLRQTVSIPLVSIPQGRPVPSNKFPVVVRINRTSDMSVKPKKIIGNNGDAEDNLCRPWGIACDREGHVVIADRSNNRIQVYHQDGTFIRKFGTHGTGPGQFDRPAGVAVDARRRIVVADKDNHRIQVLTMEGLFLLSFGEKGCRCGQFNYPWDVAVNSDCQIVVSDTRNHRVQLFSPEGIFLRKYGYESAPNMWKHFDSPRGVAFNPEGNVVTTDFNNHRVVIIEADFMHAKILECECAAGAKQFLRPQGLVIDDEGNIIIADSRNHRIQIFDSAGVLKWRFGCYGKAEDEMDRPSGIALCPDGSIAVVDFGNNRVLII, from the exons atggcaaataaaaattttgaaatgatatCCTCAATATTTtgtgttcaatattttattctcaGTTTGTTACTGTGTAAGACGATCTATAATGCAGCATTTGTAAAT ATGACGCATAGATATCCATGGACATTTAGCACTTCCGGTTATTCCAATTCGAGTTCACCAGGTACTGCATCCTCAGGAAGCAGTACAAATTCTCAATGTTATGGTCAATCACCTGATGATCTAAGTGTTGACTCTCTCATTAATAGTCTACTACAAGTAGTGAACGGTGACAATTTTAGTGGACCGGTTTCCTGCAATATTCAATTTTCACAAAATGGAAATTCTACCAATAGATGCAGGGACTGTATTGATGCAGTTTGTGACTCTTGTTCTCCTAGTAGATTTTTG AATGCTACAGAGTTGGGCCACGAAGATGATCATCCAGCACAAACTATATCTACAGAAGCACCAAGCCCTCCAATAACCATTACACCACATTTAAATTCTTCAGGATTGCCACTGTTTTGTGATATACATCGTGATGCTCAAAGATTTTATTGCCAAACCTGTAGTAAACCCCTCTGCGGTGAATGTGGAATTCATCATCATCATGGCCATATTACAGTAAACTTAATGGAAGCCGTTGAAGGTGCTGGACTTCAAGCAAATCAAGTATTAAGAGAAGCTAAGCTTGGAATTACAGCTTTGTCTGAAGAATTAGATGCTGTACAA ATAGCAGCAGAAATTTTAGAGCAAAAAGCAAGACAAGCAACTACAGATGTAATGTTGTGCGTAAGAAGAGTGGCTTCTGCTTTAGAAGTAAGAGAAAAGGAATTGCTAGGTAAAATCGAAAAAGCTAGGCTGCTTAAATTTGCCGCGTTAAAAGCAAGAGACGAAGGACTCAGAAATGGCATAGCCAGATTATCGCGCGCTGCTGATAAGCTTAGAGAAGCAATGGAATCCAAAACCCTATCTAGCAATCCATTGAATTTGTTACTTACCAAGGATATGGCTTCAGCTGAG GTTTTTCAAATTCGTCAGAGTCGTCAATCTCTTCCCTCGCAAGAAGAAAACTGGATCTCGTTTAACGGATTAGAGGGTTCTATACTTAATGCTATCGCAAACCTTGGTGCTGTTGTGGTGAACAATCCTGGTCCCATAGGCGATCGACGTGCAGTAAGGGGTCGTGGGAATTCCCCTCAAATATTCCTCAGACAAACAGTTTCGATTCCCCTGGTTTCAATTCCACAAGGAAGACCAGTTCCCTCGAACAAATTTCCAGTCGTAGTGAGGATAAATCGTACCTCTGATATGTCAGTGAAACCAAAGAAAATCATTGGAAACAACGGTGATGCAGAGGACAATCTTTGTCGGCCATGGGGAATAGCATGTGACAGGGAAGGTCATGTAGTGATCGCCGACAGGTCCAACAATCGTATACAAGTATATCATCAGGATGGTACTTTCATTAGAAAGTTTGGCACTCACGGTACTGGACCAGGGCAATTTGATCGCCCGGCTGGTGTGGCAGTTGATGCACGTCGGCGTATAGTTGTAGCTGATAAGGATAATCACCGTATACAG GTGTTGACAATGGAAGGCCTATTTCTTCTAAGTTTTGGCGAGAAAGGCTGTCGTTGTGGACAATTCAACTACCCATGGGATGTCGCGGTGAATTCTGACTGCCAAATAGTTGTATCCGATACGAGAAACCATCGTGTACAATTATTCAGTCCCGAGGGCATTTTTCTACGAAAGTACGGTTATGAATCGGCACCGAACATGTGGAAGCATTTCGATTCACCGCGCGGCGTAGCGTTCAATCCGGAAGGAAACGTGGTTACAACGGATTTTAATAATCACAGGGTAGTGATCATCGAAGCTGATTTCATGCACGCCAAAATCTTAGAATGTGAGTGCGCAGCTGGTGCAAAACAGTTCCTTAGACCGCAAGGGTTAGTGATCGACGACGAAGGTAATATTATCATAGCCGACTCTAGGAATCATCGAATTCAAATATTCGATTCAGCCGGAGTATTGAAATGGAGATTTGGTTGTTACGGCAAAGCTGAAGATGAGATGGATAGACCTTCGGGCATCGCTTTGTGCCCAGATGGTAGTATTGCGGTTGTAGACTTTGGTAATAATCGAGTCCTTATTATTTAA